One stretch of Rosistilla oblonga DNA includes these proteins:
- a CDS encoding DUF1501 domain-containing protein, whose amino-acid sequence MTRYQNCSGVTRRNCLQVGLGGFFSLGLSGALRAADASRLIKQHQADACILVWQDGGPSHYETFDPKPDAPVEIRGEFGTIPTAIPGVRFSQHMKATAKIADRLSIVRSIRHDQGNHGAGNHYMMTGSPPRIPVGCGAFVSFHPSMGSVVSAEVGAPAGMPAYFSMPSMSRSGGPNFLGAKYAPFVVPDNPNSDNFQVRDVALPKGLSEAKFSNRQSIRQQIDALKRFRDEAAADPLVAVDEFYDQGQQLMTSPQAQKAFDIHSEPEETRAKYGRNSFGQRALLARRLVEAGVPFITLYEGGWDHHRQLFSAFDKKLPPHEQTIAALIQDLEARGMLERTLVIVLGEFGRTPKINKDGGRDHWANAMSVMFAGGGTPGGQVIGATDRQGHSAVDRVLAPENFVSTVYRKLGIDPNKIVHTPEGRPVTYVTNPEPISELM is encoded by the coding sequence ATGACGCGCTATCAAAATTGTTCCGGTGTGACGCGACGCAATTGTCTGCAGGTTGGCCTGGGCGGATTCTTTTCGCTTGGCCTCTCAGGTGCGCTGCGCGCCGCGGACGCATCGCGGTTGATCAAGCAGCATCAAGCCGATGCCTGCATCCTGGTCTGGCAAGACGGTGGCCCATCGCACTACGAAACCTTCGACCCCAAGCCCGACGCGCCGGTCGAGATTCGCGGCGAATTCGGTACGATCCCAACGGCGATCCCCGGGGTTCGATTCTCGCAGCACATGAAAGCGACCGCCAAGATTGCCGACCGTTTGTCGATCGTGCGATCGATCCGACACGACCAAGGAAATCACGGCGCGGGGAATCACTACATGATGACCGGCTCGCCGCCGCGAATCCCCGTCGGCTGTGGCGCGTTTGTCAGCTTCCATCCCAGCATGGGATCGGTGGTCTCCGCCGAGGTGGGAGCTCCTGCCGGCATGCCCGCCTATTTCTCGATGCCCAGCATGTCGCGCAGTGGTGGCCCGAATTTCCTGGGTGCGAAGTACGCTCCGTTTGTAGTTCCTGACAATCCGAATTCGGACAACTTCCAAGTCCGCGACGTCGCCTTGCCCAAGGGCCTCTCCGAAGCCAAGTTCTCCAATCGCCAATCGATCCGTCAACAGATCGATGCACTCAAGCGGTTCCGCGACGAAGCAGCTGCCGATCCGTTGGTCGCAGTCGATGAGTTCTACGATCAAGGTCAGCAGTTGATGACTTCGCCGCAGGCTCAAAAAGCGTTCGATATCCACAGCGAACCCGAAGAGACACGCGCGAAATACGGCCGCAATTCGTTTGGCCAACGGGCGCTGTTGGCGCGTCGCTTGGTCGAAGCGGGCGTCCCGTTCATCACGCTGTACGAAGGTGGCTGGGATCATCACCGTCAACTGTTCAGTGCGTTCGACAAGAAGCTGCCACCACATGAACAGACGATCGCCGCGTTGATCCAGGATCTGGAAGCGCGCGGTATGTTGGAGCGAACGTTGGTGATCGTGTTGGGCGAGTTTGGCCGCACACCGAAGATCAACAAAGATGGCGGACGCGATCACTGGGCCAACGCGATGAGCGTGATGTTTGCCGGTGGCGGCACGCCGGGTGGCCAAGTGATCGGAGCGACCGATCGGCAGGGGCATTCCGCCGTCGACCGCGTCCTCGCCCCCGAGAACTTCGTTTCGACGGTCTACCGCAAATTGGGAATCGATCCCAACAAGATCGTCCACACTCCCGAGGGTCGGCCGGTAACGTATGTCACCAATCCCGAACCGATCTCCGAATTGATGTAG
- a CDS encoding transposase — MPENPKQPRRVHSDEFKRSAVELVTKKGYTIKQAADAVAVAPRSIRDWIKKFDASAIPASVGSSNDALIAENRRLKKALLQAEMERDILKKATAYFAKESK; from the coding sequence ATGCCAGAGAATCCTAAACAGCCGCGACGTGTGCATTCGGACGAGTTTAAACGCAGTGCCGTGGAGCTCGTTACGAAGAAGGGCTACACGATCAAACAGGCCGCCGATGCAGTTGCAGTGGCTCCGAGGAGCATCCGCGATTGGATCAAGAAATTTGACGCCAGTGCGATCCCCGCTTCAGTCGGCTCAAGCAACGATGCGCTGATTGCCGAGAACCGTCGCCTGAAGAAGGCGCTGCTGCAGGCCGAAATGGAACGAGACATATTAAAAAAAGCCACGGCGTATTTTGCGAAGGAGTCGAAATGA
- a CDS encoding DUF1559 domain-containing protein, which produces MKRKGFTLVELLVVIAIIGILVGLLLPAVQAAREAARRMQCSNNLKQQALAMHNYHDTYKKLPPMYIHDTAVTDDGGHWAWSSFLLPFIEQQPRYDALEVGTAKARVKITTNPELFQAPIDGYRCPSSSGPDVHVPGTDPGYCIDDTSQNNTGLAVTNYIVVSNIANLRMKRASNMTDGLTGAIGIFSRGIGREPTAGLSDILDGTSNTLMIGERFHTRTGGIRMSGGTMLVVRDNIDKGPTAHDNPGNSSWNQGIMTLAGSVRYPINVVMSPSENGSSEKKMAFSSLHPGGAQFAAADGSVKFISDTVELSNGNNGGGWTVDSVLEALIGMQDGVPASL; this is translated from the coding sequence ATGAAACGCAAAGGGTTCACCTTAGTTGAGTTGTTGGTGGTGATTGCCATCATTGGAATCTTGGTGGGGCTGTTGCTGCCGGCCGTTCAAGCGGCTCGCGAAGCGGCTCGTCGGATGCAGTGCAGCAACAACCTGAAGCAGCAAGCTTTGGCGATGCACAACTACCACGACACGTACAAAAAGCTGCCGCCGATGTACATCCACGACACAGCGGTCACCGACGATGGTGGACACTGGGCGTGGTCGTCCTTCCTGCTGCCATTTATCGAACAACAACCGCGTTACGACGCGTTGGAAGTTGGAACCGCCAAGGCGCGTGTAAAGATCACCACAAATCCCGAGCTGTTTCAAGCTCCGATCGACGGTTATCGCTGTCCTTCGTCGAGTGGACCAGACGTTCATGTTCCCGGAACCGATCCAGGGTACTGCATCGATGACACCTCGCAGAACAACACGGGGTTGGCGGTTACTAACTACATCGTCGTTTCCAATATCGCCAATCTGCGTATGAAACGGGCTTCGAACATGACCGACGGCCTGACCGGCGCGATCGGCATTTTCTCGCGTGGAATCGGGCGAGAGCCAACTGCAGGTCTCAGCGACATCCTCGATGGCACGTCGAACACCCTGATGATTGGGGAGCGTTTTCATACACGCACCGGCGGAATTCGGATGTCGGGTGGAACGATGCTTGTAGTACGGGACAACATCGACAAGGGGCCGACGGCTCATGACAACCCGGGCAACTCAAGTTGGAACCAAGGGATCATGACGCTGGCCGGAAGCGTTCGCTATCCAATCAACGTCGTGATGTCGCCCAGTGAAAACGGCAGTTCGGAAAAGAAGATGGCTTTCAGCAGCTTGCACCCAGGTGGAGCACAGTTTGCGGCAGCTGATGGTTCGGTTAAGTTCATTTCGGATACCGTCGAATTGAGCAACGGCAACAACGGCGGTGGTTGGACTGTCGACAGCGTGCTGGAAGCTCTGATCGGTATGCAGGACGGCGTCCCCGCTTCGCTGTAG
- a CDS encoding carboxypeptidase regulatory-like domain-containing protein translates to MMKNCKNFVASGLLAALGIVTMGCGNSGLPPLGTVHGTVTVAGQPIEGAAIEFTPANGRPSVGETDAAGNYNLMFTYDADGALVGKHTVRITTARAGVMSEGDGPSVEAREEMLPAKYNEASELTVDVVAGDNTFDFDLEGK, encoded by the coding sequence ATGATGAAGAACTGTAAAAACTTCGTGGCGAGCGGCCTGTTGGCAGCATTGGGGATTGTGACGATGGGCTGTGGTAACTCGGGATTGCCACCGTTGGGGACCGTGCATGGTACCGTTACTGTCGCAGGTCAACCGATCGAAGGAGCCGCTATCGAGTTCACTCCTGCAAACGGACGCCCTTCGGTGGGTGAGACCGATGCCGCTGGTAACTACAACCTGATGTTTACCTACGATGCGGATGGGGCATTGGTTGGCAAACACACGGTTCGCATTACTACTGCGCGAGCAGGAGTCATGTCCGAAGGGGATGGGCCTTCGGTCGAAGCCCGCGAAGAGATGTTGCCAGCCAAATACAACGAGGCGAGCGAGTTGACGGTCGACGTGGTCGCCGGAGACAACACCTTCGATTTTGATCTCGAAGGTAAGTAG
- a CDS encoding IS3 family transposase — translation MKYAWIKQHRDSFPIQTMCRVMRVSRSGYYAWYVREPSARKQRTDKIRADVQRVHACSKQIYGSYKVAELMQADAQLESASRNTVAKAMREMGLKSKVHKRFTPTTTVADPTKVPAPNLLDQVFEAEGPNRKWVTDITYLPSANGWIYLAVVLDLFSRKVVGWSISESLATPLVEDALRQAIANRRPDTANLLHHSDRGCQYTSSEYQRTLKTLGITCSMSRTGCCYDNAVMERFFWSLKHEWTKFESFADINDARSSVFEYIEAFYNSTRIHQTLGYRTPNQFEVDHEQSLAL, via the coding sequence ATGAAGTACGCCTGGATCAAACAACATCGCGACTCGTTTCCAATTCAGACCATGTGCCGAGTGATGCGTGTCAGCAGGAGCGGCTATTACGCCTGGTACGTGCGCGAGCCAAGTGCACGCAAGCAAAGAACGGATAAGATTCGCGCGGATGTTCAGCGAGTGCACGCCTGTTCAAAGCAGATCTATGGAAGCTACAAGGTTGCCGAACTGATGCAGGCCGACGCGCAGCTCGAGTCGGCAAGTCGCAATACGGTTGCCAAGGCGATGCGTGAAATGGGCCTAAAAAGCAAGGTCCACAAGCGTTTTACTCCAACGACCACAGTCGCCGATCCAACCAAAGTCCCGGCGCCGAATCTACTCGACCAGGTCTTCGAGGCGGAAGGACCAAACCGCAAATGGGTAACCGATATCACCTATTTGCCATCGGCCAACGGCTGGATCTATCTTGCTGTTGTGCTCGATCTGTTTAGCCGCAAAGTGGTTGGATGGTCGATTTCCGAAAGCCTCGCAACGCCTCTGGTCGAAGATGCGTTGAGGCAAGCGATCGCAAATCGACGGCCCGACACAGCGAACCTGCTTCACCACAGCGATCGTGGATGCCAGTACACCAGCAGCGAGTATCAACGTACGCTGAAGACTCTCGGCATCACCTGCTCGATGAGCCGCACTGGATGTTGTTACGACAACGCCGTGATGGAACGATTCTTTTGGTCCCTGAAACATGAGTGGACTAAATTTGAATCATTTGCCGATATCAACGATGCCCGAAGCAGCGTATTTGAATACATCGAAGCGTTTTACAACTCCACGCGAATTCATCAAACCCTTGGCTACCGAACTCCCAACCAGTTCGAAGTCGACCACGAGCAATCCTTAGCCCTTTGA
- a CDS encoding M13 family metallopeptidase, with protein MTRTLCLFLTLALATVSTTRSVSAQTKLLSGIDTTNFSDTVTAGADFYEYINEGWLKKHPLPGDESNYGVFTMLNDQTQEAVRTMIQEAAEATDRPAGSDAQKVGDFYTSYIDIETRNKRGAKPLAPLLKQIEQADTKAKLAVLMAQLSRQGISQPVGYYVSPDARDSANYTVYFSQHGTTLPDRDYYLEDDTMYVRVREAFPDYIVKLLTAVGYPDPEAAAPQILALETKLAEAQWTKVANRDPIKTYNKVSSGDLAKTLKHLQFEKFAEVTDVDRIENYVVRQPSFLEAVNELFDQEPLQVWQAYMAFHVADSLAPVLSSDIEKIHFDFHDTVISGVGEQQPMWKRGVEATGGTLSELVGKLYVDRHFTPQAKQRMTELVENLKAAFAKRIDQLEWMTPPTKLQAHEKLSKFRTKIGYPDQWKDYSKLEIKPDELFENVMRAAEVEHAREVDKLGGPIDPHEWHMSPQTINAYYNPVMNEIVFPAAILQPPFFNLEADDAVNYGGIGSVIGHELSHGFDDKGSKYDGDGNLRNWWNESDRSEFEKRSQGLVEQFSQYKPFPDMSVNGELTLGENIGDLGGLNVAYTAYQMSLKGKPAPVIDGLTGDQRLFIGWAQVWPRHYREPELRRRLVVDPHSPSRYRVNGIVSNMDAFYKAFDIKPGDKMFIPADRRVKIW; from the coding sequence ATGACTCGCACGCTCTGCCTGTTCCTAACGCTCGCTCTTGCGACCGTATCGACCACGCGTTCGGTCTCCGCCCAGACCAAACTGCTGTCGGGGATCGACACAACTAATTTCAGCGACACCGTCACCGCGGGGGCTGACTTCTACGAGTACATCAACGAGGGTTGGTTAAAAAAACATCCGCTGCCCGGAGACGAATCGAACTACGGCGTCTTCACGATGCTCAACGATCAGACCCAAGAAGCGGTCCGCACGATGATCCAGGAAGCTGCCGAGGCGACCGATCGCCCCGCCGGATCGGACGCTCAAAAGGTGGGCGACTTCTACACGTCGTATATCGATATCGAAACGCGGAACAAACGAGGCGCCAAACCGCTGGCGCCGCTGTTGAAACAAATCGAGCAAGCCGACACCAAAGCCAAGCTGGCCGTGTTGATGGCTCAATTGTCGCGGCAAGGGATCTCCCAACCTGTCGGTTATTATGTCTCGCCCGACGCCCGCGATTCGGCTAACTACACCGTTTACTTTTCGCAGCACGGGACCACGTTGCCCGACCGCGATTATTACTTGGAAGACGATACGATGTACGTCCGGGTTCGCGAAGCGTTCCCCGATTACATCGTCAAACTGTTGACCGCTGTCGGTTACCCCGATCCCGAAGCCGCCGCGCCGCAGATCCTCGCTCTGGAAACCAAGCTGGCGGAAGCTCAGTGGACCAAGGTTGCCAACCGCGATCCGATCAAGACCTATAACAAGGTCTCCAGCGGCGACTTGGCCAAGACGCTGAAGCATCTGCAATTTGAGAAGTTCGCCGAAGTCACCGACGTCGACCGAATCGAAAACTATGTCGTGCGGCAGCCGAGCTTCCTCGAAGCTGTCAACGAACTGTTCGACCAAGAACCGCTGCAAGTATGGCAAGCGTACATGGCGTTTCATGTCGCCGATTCGCTGGCGCCAGTCCTGAGTTCTGATATCGAAAAGATCCACTTCGATTTCCACGACACCGTAATCAGCGGTGTAGGGGAACAACAACCGATGTGGAAGCGAGGGGTCGAAGCGACCGGCGGCACGTTGAGCGAACTGGTCGGCAAACTGTACGTCGACCGGCACTTCACGCCTCAAGCCAAGCAACGGATGACCGAACTGGTCGAGAATCTGAAAGCTGCGTTTGCCAAGCGGATCGATCAACTGGAATGGATGACTCCGCCAACCAAGCTGCAAGCTCACGAGAAGCTGTCGAAGTTCAGAACCAAAATTGGTTACCCCGACCAATGGAAAGACTACAGCAAGTTGGAGATCAAGCCGGACGAACTGTTTGAGAACGTGATGCGAGCTGCCGAAGTCGAACATGCTCGCGAGGTCGACAAGCTGGGTGGACCGATCGATCCGCACGAATGGCACATGTCACCGCAGACGATCAACGCCTATTACAACCCCGTCATGAACGAGATCGTTTTTCCTGCGGCGATCCTGCAACCGCCATTCTTTAATCTGGAAGCCGACGACGCTGTCAATTACGGCGGCATCGGATCGGTGATCGGGCACGAACTGAGCCACGGCTTTGACGACAAGGGAAGCAAGTACGACGGCGACGGTAACCTTCGCAACTGGTGGAACGAAAGCGACCGCAGCGAGTTCGAAAAACGGAGCCAAGGGCTGGTCGAACAGTTCAGCCAATACAAACCGTTCCCCGACATGTCGGTCAACGGCGAACTGACGCTGGGCGAAAACATCGGCGATCTCGGCGGCCTGAACGTCGCCTACACCGCCTACCAAATGTCGCTCAAAGGCAAGCCGGCTCCAGTGATCGATGGACTCACTGGCGATCAACGCCTGTTCATCGGTTGGGCCCAGGTATGGCCGCGGCACTACCGAGAACCGGAATTACGCCGGCGTTTAGTGGTCGACCCGCACTCGCCCAGCCGATACCGAGTTAATGGAATCGTCAGCAACATGGATGCGTTTTACAAAGCGTTTGACATTAAACCAGGCGACAAGATGTTCATTCCGGCCGATCGCCGCGTGAAAATCTGGTAG
- a CDS encoding zinc ribbon domain-containing protein codes for MSDEERINPGHLKTRQLLRKIGPLIFGVGALFTIVGMASFFMSFGSFGPPRFFWCCFVGMPLMFVGSAMSGYGFMGAITRYQAGEIAPVGKDTFNYMAEETRGGVQAVASAIGAGLNQSARQSSVACPSCGTANDQDAKFCDSCGTAVLSTCGSCGAVNDSDAKFCDRCGTQLSQNR; via the coding sequence ATGTCGGACGAAGAGCGAATCAATCCTGGTCATCTGAAAACGCGGCAGCTGTTACGCAAGATCGGCCCTTTAATCTTTGGCGTCGGCGCGTTGTTCACGATCGTCGGCATGGCCAGCTTCTTTATGTCGTTTGGCAGCTTTGGCCCGCCACGATTCTTCTGGTGCTGCTTTGTCGGGATGCCACTGATGTTCGTCGGCAGCGCGATGAGCGGATATGGGTTCATGGGGGCGATCACGCGATACCAGGCGGGGGAGATCGCGCCGGTCGGCAAAGACACCTTCAACTATATGGCCGAAGAGACGCGCGGTGGCGTGCAAGCTGTCGCCTCGGCGATCGGCGCGGGACTGAACCAGTCCGCCCGCCAGTCGTCCGTGGCCTGTCCCAGCTGCGGAACGGCAAACGATCAAGACGCCAAGTTCTGCGATTCGTGTGGGACCGCGGTGTTGTCGACCTGCGGATCATGTGGCGCCGTCAACGACAGCGACGCCAAATTCTGCGACCGCTGCGGCACTCAGCTCTCGCAAAACCGCTAA
- a CDS encoding DUF1549 domain-containing protein has translation MPTYALPLWMLLALWLTVQNVAAQPVSFELEVQPILAARGCSTGPCHGKQNGQNGFQLSLLGFDSNFDYNAIARDARGRRVFPTSPRESLLLLKATGELPHGGGRKMDENSDEYRTLLRWIESGMPRNLPEEPTLDQVTVSPTQKFLKPGESLPLVVTAHYSNGIQQDVTAMAMYQSNESATVAVGDDGVVRAGSLPGEAAIMVRYMNVIATCNVAIPLAGDVPDELYADLPRNNFIDDHVWNKLQSLGITPSAPVDDAKFMRRVYTDIIGRLPTADEATAFLDDPSSTKRLNLIDDLLQRPEYAEHWANKWADLLRPNPYRVGIKAVLNYDLWIRERFRNNMPWDQFVRELLTAQGSTFHNGAVTLFRDRRSPDELTTITTQLFLGIRLECAKCHHHPFEKWSQHDFYSFASYFAGLGRKGRGVSPPISGSEEIVYAAKKGTVKHPTTGESLEPAPLFGTADVGADDKDTRVAMAAWITSPENDYFAQTMANRVWADLMGRGIVEPVDDLRATNPPSNGPLLDALADHFRESGFDIQELIRVIASSAVYSLDSVPNERNVGDTRNFSRRYRQRLRAEVLMDSVAEVTGVEDSFTGMPAGSSAKEIWTHRISSQFLDAFGRPDPNQDPPSERQEQTTVTQTLHLMNSKTMQAKITSDSGRAAELAKSDLTPEQVVRQLYLSTYSRLPDEAETEFGVSLFAGGETDPATRRDAIQDLMWALLNTPEFMFKD, from the coding sequence ATGCCTACCTACGCACTTCCGCTTTGGATGCTCCTTGCCTTGTGGCTGACGGTGCAGAATGTTGCTGCACAACCTGTCAGCTTTGAGCTAGAGGTCCAGCCGATTCTCGCTGCTCGCGGTTGCAGCACCGGTCCTTGCCACGGCAAACAGAACGGCCAAAACGGTTTCCAGTTGTCGTTGCTCGGCTTCGATTCCAATTTCGATTACAACGCGATCGCTCGGGATGCCCGCGGCCGCCGCGTCTTTCCGACCTCGCCGCGCGAGAGCCTACTGTTGCTCAAAGCCACCGGCGAACTGCCGCATGGCGGCGGTAGGAAGATGGACGAGAATAGCGACGAATACCGAACGCTGCTGCGTTGGATCGAATCGGGCATGCCGCGGAATCTGCCTGAAGAACCGACCCTGGACCAGGTGACGGTCTCGCCGACGCAGAAGTTCCTGAAGCCAGGCGAATCGCTGCCGTTGGTTGTCACCGCCCACTACAGCAATGGCATCCAGCAAGATGTCACTGCGATGGCGATGTATCAATCGAACGAAAGCGCGACCGTAGCGGTTGGCGACGACGGCGTCGTGCGAGCCGGTTCGCTGCCGGGCGAAGCGGCGATCATGGTCCGATACATGAACGTGATCGCAACCTGCAACGTCGCGATCCCGTTGGCTGGCGACGTCCCCGACGAACTTTATGCCGACCTGCCGCGCAATAACTTCATCGACGATCACGTCTGGAACAAACTGCAGTCGCTGGGGATCACTCCCTCGGCACCGGTCGACGATGCCAAGTTCATGCGTCGCGTTTACACCGACATCATCGGCCGCTTACCGACCGCCGACGAAGCGACAGCGTTTTTGGACGATCCCTCGTCGACCAAGCGTTTGAATCTGATCGACGATCTGCTGCAGCGGCCCGAATATGCAGAGCACTGGGCGAACAAGTGGGCCGATCTGCTGCGGCCCAATCCGTACCGCGTTGGAATCAAGGCGGTGCTGAATTATGACCTCTGGATCCGCGAGCGTTTCCGCAACAACATGCCGTGGGATCAGTTCGTTCGGGAACTGCTGACCGCCCAAGGAAGCACGTTCCACAACGGTGCGGTGACGCTGTTCCGCGACCGTCGATCGCCCGACGAATTGACAACGATCACGACTCAGTTGTTCCTGGGCATCCGACTGGAATGCGCAAAGTGCCACCACCATCCGTTTGAGAAGTGGAGCCAACACGACTTCTACAGCTTCGCCTCCTACTTCGCCGGCTTGGGCCGCAAGGGCAGGGGAGTCTCGCCGCCGATTTCTGGAAGCGAAGAGATCGTCTACGCCGCCAAGAAGGGAACCGTCAAACATCCGACGACCGGCGAATCGCTGGAACCAGCTCCATTGTTCGGGACAGCTGACGTTGGTGCCGACGACAAAGACACTCGCGTCGCGATGGCAGCTTGGATCACCAGCCCCGAAAACGACTACTTCGCTCAAACGATGGCGAATCGTGTTTGGGCCGACCTGATGGGGCGTGGAATCGTCGAACCTGTCGACGATTTGCGAGCGACCAACCCGCCATCCAACGGCCCTCTGTTGGACGCCTTGGCCGATCATTTCCGCGAATCGGGCTTCGACATCCAAGAGCTGATCCGAGTGATCGCTTCGTCGGCTGTCTATTCGTTGGACAGCGTGCCGAACGAGCGAAACGTCGGTGACACCCGCAATTTCTCGCGTCGTTATCGCCAACGATTGCGAGCCGAAGTGTTGATGGATTCGGTCGCCGAAGTGACAGGTGTCGAAGACAGCTTCACCGGCATGCCAGCCGGCAGCAGCGCTAAAGAGATCTGGACCCACCGGATCAGCTCGCAGTTCTTAGACGCCTTTGGCCGCCCCGATCCAAACCAAGATCCACCCAGCGAAAGACAGGAACAGACGACGGTGACGCAGACCTTGCATCTGATGAATTCCAAAACGATGCAGGCCAAGATCACTTCCGATTCGGGCCGTGCGGCCGAACTGGCGAAGAGCGATCTGACGCCAGAACAGGTCGTCCGCCAACTGTATCTGTCGACCTACAGCCGTTTGCCCGACGAAGCCGAAACCGAGTTCGGCGTCTCGCTGTTTGCAGGTGGTGAAACCGATCCGGCAACTCGCCGCGATGCGATTCAAGATTTGATGTGGGCCTTGCTCAATACCCCCGAGTTCATGTTCAAGGATTAG
- a CDS encoding PPC domain-containing protein encodes MRTLALILAASQSLSALAAPPKMDSLFPAGAGREATRTVTAAGTFSNWPPKVWVDREGLTVTPAKDKGKLEIAAGADAAGVYFIRLFDAEGASVVRPFLVDSLPAVDEVEPNNTPEQAQPIDGNAVVDGVLHKTGEVDRFAIPMKKGQTLVASLQAHNRLGSPMDAVLQVADPRGFVVAQNDDNVGNDPQIVFEAPADGTYSVGLFAFPATPNSTINFSGSKSYIYRLTLTTAGFVDHCSPMAIDTETDSAIQLHGWNIPDTAASVTPSAIPGERQFVAHPELASFVEVVRSSIPVFDPATHTEGAPIAWPVVISDQISAAGEVDKFTFDAKKGQTLRCRVESDSLGYLLDPVVTLFDEKGKQLAEVDDSSGRRDSELRHTIPANGRYELAVRDLYGNGGPRFAYRMTIDDSPPSFALTVAADSFVVKGKEKLTLPITVARERGCSDEIAISIEGLPETLTATTATSAAKGATAKEVKLEISVSGEESLAFSGPIRIVGRIAGDKPRELAATFTVAGTEQTLDQIWLTAVKP; translated from the coding sequence ATGCGAACTCTTGCCCTGATCCTGGCTGCCAGCCAATCCCTTTCCGCTCTCGCGGCCCCGCCGAAAATGGACAGTCTGTTCCCGGCGGGCGCCGGTCGCGAGGCGACGCGAACCGTCACCGCCGCCGGCACGTTTTCGAATTGGCCCCCGAAAGTCTGGGTCGATCGCGAAGGCCTGACGGTGACGCCCGCGAAGGACAAAGGGAAGCTGGAGATCGCTGCGGGCGCCGATGCAGCCGGCGTCTATTTCATCCGGCTGTTCGATGCCGAAGGAGCTTCGGTCGTGCGACCGTTCCTTGTCGATTCGCTGCCGGCGGTCGATGAAGTCGAACCGAACAACACGCCCGAACAAGCGCAACCAATCGATGGCAATGCTGTCGTCGATGGCGTGCTGCACAAGACGGGCGAGGTCGATCGATTTGCGATCCCGATGAAAAAAGGGCAAACGCTTGTCGCATCGCTGCAGGCCCACAACCGTCTGGGTTCGCCGATGGATGCGGTGCTGCAAGTCGCCGATCCCCGAGGATTTGTCGTCGCACAAAACGATGACAACGTCGGCAACGATCCGCAGATCGTGTTCGAAGCTCCCGCCGACGGAACCTACAGCGTCGGCCTGTTCGCCTTTCCCGCGACTCCCAACAGCACGATCAATTTCTCGGGCAGCAAATCCTATATCTATCGACTGACCCTAACGACCGCCGGTTTCGTCGACCACTGCAGCCCGATGGCGATCGACACGGAAACCGACAGCGCGATCCAACTGCATGGCTGGAACATCCCCGACACCGCCGCTAGCGTGACGCCATCGGCGATCCCCGGCGAGCGGCAATTTGTGGCGCATCCCGAACTCGCCTCGTTTGTCGAAGTCGTCCGATCGAGCATCCCCGTCTTCGATCCGGCAACTCACACCGAAGGCGCACCGATCGCCTGGCCCGTGGTCATATCGGATCAAATCTCCGCGGCGGGTGAAGTCGACAAGTTCACCTTTGACGCGAAGAAGGGGCAGACGTTGCGATGCCGCGTCGAATCCGATTCGCTGGGCTATCTGCTGGATCCGGTCGTTACGCTCTTCGATGAAAAAGGCAAACAGCTGGCGGAGGTCGACGATTCCAGCGGCCGCCGCGATTCGGAACTGCGGCACACGATTCCCGCCAACGGACGCTACGAACTGGCCGTCCGCGATCTCTATGGCAATGGCGGGCCGCGCTTCGCCTACCGAATGACGATCGACGATTCACCACCCAGCTTCGCGCTGACCGTTGCCGCCGATTCGTTTGTGGTCAAAGGGAAAGAGAAACTGACCCTCCCGATCACCGTCGCTCGCGAGCGGGGCTGTAGCGACGAGATCGCGATCTCGATCGAAGGGCTGCCCGAAACGCTGACCGCCACGACGGCAACGTCCGCTGCCAAAGGAGCGACGGCAAAAGAAGTGAAGCTGGAAATCAGCGTCAGCGGAGAAGAGAGTCTTGCGTTCTCTGGCCCGATCCGAATCGTCGGCCGAATCGCTGGCGATAAGCCACGGGAACTAGCGGCGACCTTCACGGTCGCCGGAACCGAGCAAACGCTCGACCAGATCTGGCTGACCGCGGTCAAGCCATAG